The genomic stretch CGGAATGGAAGAAAGAATCAAGTCATGTGATGTGTCTACGAGTCATCTTTCTTATGGAGTGTAAGACAATGATGTTTTTTATGTTGTGGTACTATCTTAATTAGTTAGCATCTTTTGGTAATTCTAGATTGGAAGTCACTTGGGGTGTGACAACTTTAAAGAGTCAGCCCTAGTATTGGGCATGGTGAAGGAATTGAACAGCTACCTGTAGATGATGCTAGAGGGCACATCACCATTGGATTGTCTTATAAGGGTGATCTGATAGATGTACTTTAGGGCAGTGGATTAGACTTAACGAAGTTAGTAGGCCAGGTGGGTTGTGACACCAAATGCAGTCAAGACTGGTTTAAAAATTTTCAAATACTAACAAAAGATGTTGCCAAAAAGGAGAGTCAAATTCTGGTTGagtaaatatttgatttgttattttaaaatattagatgGATCTCTCCAATGTAATTTACAATTTGATGTAAATTTTGATCAATTGAAGTCTTGGGCTAGAACTAAACCATAACTGGTCTTGGTCATAGTCACTTTGGCtcatcaataattaaagttcctgGTGTTTTCACAATAATATGTTTATAAGAGTGTCAGCAGTTGATCTACTTTTAATTTCTGGTGTCCGCGGTGAACATGAGGTGTGAAACctatgtatgattttgagtttatgtttctcttttttcttgtctttctttttttttccctttcatcAACAGTTGTTTCCTGTGCTGCACCATTTCCGGTCCTCCGCTCGTCACAATCACCAACCAACCTATGCTGCACAGCCTACAGCCACTCtccaattcccaaaattcatcatCATCTCTAAACCTCTAATATAGGCCTTAcaaaatcaaaaatcattaatatcATCAATCAATTCTATTACACAATCCCTACATTTCAGGACTATAAAGTAGTCCCTAAATATCTCTTTAAAACCAACAATCTAGCAGCCCAAAATAGTCCTAAATATGCACTTTGCAGCCACCATATTTGCAAAGTTTATAGGTTCAACTTCCATCTGAGCTTTCCCTGTAGAAGTAGCAATTATTTTGGCATCCAAAAGGATTGAAAGATTACTTAGCTCACAAGTCCTGATTTTCGACTAAGGCCTATTAATAGTTTCAGAGGTTTAAGAATTTTGAAAACTTAAAAATGTGGAGAATAACAATATCTTAAAAAAAGGATGCCCAATGCATGAGGTTGCATCGCTGTGGGGTTTGAGGGTTCATATATGCAACATTCATTTAGAAATCTACTTGAATTAATACTTGGTCCAACATCAACTTCCATTTATTAGACCtcctgctttagacaaaaatgtttTGAAGTTCAAACAGTTGATACTTGTTATGGCTTGCTTATTTTTCGAGATTCACAACGTTTCATTATTTCCATCATCTACCAAATGTCCCATGTTGTTGTGCCTGTGTGAATTCAATACCGTGCCAAGCCATGAGAAATGGGTGGGCCATTTTCTATTCTGACAAAGGAATGCTAAAAGCTGACCATGTATCTGTATGCGACTCTTGACCCCTCAACCCTAACCATGGATTAAGACAACCGATTAAATGCATCAAACCCATCTGTAACCAAATTTGAGATTAAATAAAACAATAAACTTAACTGGCAGGTGAATATCCCCAAACTGGTATAGGAAAAAGAAAATCACAGAATAACATCATTTAAACCtgatttgatatgcattgcagaatttcaaACATAATTACAAGAAAGGCCTACATATGGTCATGTCTAATGAATCTTATAAAATGACAACGTTAATCACAgttaaataacataaaaaatgaaaaacaTTGGTCAAATATGTCGTCAAGCAGTCGAGAACAAACTGAAATAACTCAGACAGGAAGAGACTGCTTCCTACCTAATCAGAGAAAGACCAAGATGATTAAGTTAGGAAAAAAAGGTTATCTGCTTCACATACCAAGTCCTCCCAGAAACGACCTGAAACAATCTTTTTGAACCGTAATATCCACTTTCCACCGTTACAATTAGCAGCATCCTGATTAAATCAAACTTCATTCAGAAAATAACATCACAAAAGAGTAAAATTTCCTTTTATGAGTTAAAATATATCCaaaatttttctttcaatttcTTCAGGTTCTCTTACAGTAAACACAAAGTAAAATAAGAAGGGTACTAATTGCAAAACAATAAACAGGATAGATACCTCCCACAGAGGCCTAATGCCCTCTTTGAAAAGATGAATATCTGTTGGGCTAGGGAGTGATGAAGGCCGTGCCAAATGGCAATAGCAAACCCAAAATCCTTCGACCTATGAATGCACCATGTTCATAAGCTAATCATGTTAGAGTTTGCATTTGCATTGCCATCATAAGTACAACTATGGTGTCATTTGGAATTGACAGGTGTAAGAAGAAACATACTGTGCTGATTTCTACAATTTTCTTGATGTTATCCTCGTATGATGTCTGCGACCGCACTCCAGGTGTTCGTCGAGTATACCAGAACACAAACTTATGCTGAATGAAAACATAAAAACCTTCAGTATTTAAAGAAATTACAGAATTGAATAACACATTCTAGAATTCATGATTCCTTCAAGGCCTCAGCACATCATTAGTATAAATATCAATACCACCAATTTAGGAGCAATCATGTCAATACTTCACAATCGATCTCACTCAGCATTGTAAATAACATAAGTGTTAGACAACAAACTTGTAAAAGATTCGGTGTCCACAAATGTTTTATAAAATCACTGACCAACCAAGATTTTCCAGATTTCAAATGCCTCAATCTATAATTAATCAATTACAAGGCCATAACTAAGATTGTAAAAGAGAATTCCCAGGGTTGTCCCGTTCAAGGAACTCAGGTAGGATATCGAGAGTACACCAAAAATCACCCTATTCTACAACCAGTCTGGTTCGAGTGCTCCATCCTTGTCCACAGGACACAGATTCCCAGTGCTCACTAAATAAATTTCAATTTAAGTTCGAAGCGGGAAAGCATTCGCAAATATGGACCGAACAACTCAAATACCACAAGAAACAAGAATAATCGAGAGCAAACTAGGATAAAAGGAGACTGTTCCTGTCGGACACAAGGAGCGCCAGCGAAGGAAAATTTGAAGAGGGGAGACGAACCTTCAAAGGATGGAGACCGGCTTTGATCTCGCGAGAATAGCGGTCCCGCTCGTCCACATCGCCCTCCGCTTCGACGACGGCGGCAGTTTTGGAGTCGGGGGGAGGGGGTGAGGCCGAACCCTTGGTTTCTGCTTCCTCCGCGGCCTCCATCAGTCTTTATCCTACCCGATCTTGTCTTCCTTCACCCAAATACGCTTGGAGATGGAATCTCGTGTGCTATCCCTTTCCTCCTTCGGTCGGAGGCGTTGCGAAGAAGGAAGAGCGAAGACGCGGAGCCCGTCCGCCTCGAGTAGACGACCACCACGGCGAGGGCTGTTGTCGCTTGCTCGACCTTTCTAAAATTCATgattatttataatttcataatatatgaaaaaaaaatactgaaataatttcataatatataatatttaacttttctttcaaaagtaatttttatttttgaaattattattCGTTTTATTTAgtgcaaataataaaatattattttattaattttaagagGTTATTGATAACAAGATTTTGTCAATAATAAAAAACATAGTGAACAGTAAGCTTCTAAATTTTAATTATCACTATCAATCATAGTCATTAGAAATTTTAATTATCACTATCAATCATAGTTGGAGGGAAGTAGAATTCTATTTGTTAGAACACACCAAATGAATTAAGCACCAAAGGCACAAACTCCTAATGCAATATTCAATATGTTTGCCCAAATTCATCGTCCACTATATTCCTGACCAAATGTATTGTTTCCACAGAGAATAATGACAACAGTGAGTCCGTAAATGCTCTATACATTCTCTCAACCCTACCACTATCTCTGGATCAGAGAGTTCTTGTTTAGGCTTGGATTAACAGTTGCTGCAATACAATTTTGTTTACTGGATCTGTCAATCCCATATTGTCCCCTTTAAAAGGTTACAATCAGTGGTAAGTAAATCAAGTGGAACTTACAACACAATGCATCGAAAAAACCCTTATGGAATCCAACCCCCCGTCGTACGAAGACGGGTGCGGTGCACAGAGTCAGTTGATGATACAAACTTGTGGTAATTAGAATAAGGTTTATGCAAAGACTTGGAAGCATGACCGCTGGATGATGCACTTCACAGTCTTGGTCTAGTTAGCCCACCACAGCGGCTTCTTGCGCTTGAATCCTGGCGTTTCATAATGCCGCAAGCACGAAGTCTAAAACCAGAAATCCTTCTTCCTGCTGATGAACAAGGGATGTAACTGATCGAGGAGTACCAGTAAGACGTCAGCAACATCGCTGTCCTCCAGTTGCTCATCGAGGTTTCTTGATGCATGAAACTTTCTTGGTTGAGGCTAGGACATCTGAAAGGTTCATCATGTACAGTAAACTCCAATGATAGAGTGTTAAAGGCTGCATTGGTGGGAAAAACCATATATGAACTTCTCTGCATTAATAGTATCAAGTTGGTAAGAGCAGTTATAGCTATGAGTACCGAGTAGAAACTCAATACAAGGTAATTGTACTGCTGGATTTATCAAAATATCATGTAAAGCTTAATTCCCACCGTAAACAAACGTCAATTAAGCTGAAAGCCGTTTGATCTTTTGACATGGAGAAAGGTACAATGTTCCATTTAACCACCTTGCATAATAAGAAAGTTATGCAAGGATCCCATTTTGTGAATTTGCAATCTATCAAGAAGAATAAGATAAACCATACTGATCTAATTTctattgcttcaattttttgaCCATATCCAGAACATTTAAGGTAGTAAATGAACAACTTCATGTTAGCATGGTCTCGTGCATATAATTGTACAACTCATACCTTTACTGTGGCCATATCAGTATAATTTGTGAACCATTAATGAACATGTTCCCTTGATTCAAAATAGCCAACTGAAATTGTTTTTAATGAGGAAATTAGTAGAGTAATGAAATAATAGAGTGATACTAATTTGTACTTCTGGAAGAGGCAGTTGAACCCTTCAACTTTTCTACTGAGACGTTTTCAAGTCCAGGACTGATTTAAGTTTACATACATATTAACAAACTCCATTTCTGCATAAAATACCATTAGATAAGATAATGTTTCAAAAAAGGCAATCATGTCAACAAAATCCAATTTCTAACAATAATTTCCAAGATTTTAAGATGAGTTACATTTATCAGAATGTTTATCTTGACCAATTACAACAGAAAATGTAGTTCCTTCCTTTTCCAAAATCCCAATATGAAGAAGGCCATCATCCTTATGCTTAAGATATTTAATTGAGGAAAGTATAAATTCTGTATTTTTGGAGGATCATCTTGTAACTTAAATGCAAGTATCAACTCATCTTAGGCAATTAGAACCATTAGGGAAACTAAGGTTGTCAGATGTTCACATGTCCAATTATCTGTCTCAAGTCATTTAAGAAATTAGACATGGAAGACATGAAATGAGTTACTTCAATATTGTGTTTGGTAGAAGAGCCATTCCATGTTTCTGAAGATTTAAGGGACTGACAACCAAGAAAAAATGCTTTAGTTCTTTTTAACTTTTCAACCTATATGGTTTTAAGGAAACCTATTATAAGCCATGATGAAAGAAGGCAAATTGTACGACAATTGTTTTGCACATGGATGAGTGACAGGGTCATATTGACTAGAGTTATAATTGTTTTTAAAATTTCACACTTTTCTTCATTGTACAAATtgacaaaaaaaagaagatttgatCATAACCATCAAGGGGAACGATAAAGGCAGTTGAATAGGTCCATACAACACCCACAAGTACAATAAATACtgcaaaaaaataagaaaagccAAGCATACAAGATTTGTGCCtcaaaaacagaaaagaaaataatcAAAATCTTAATGTGCATGATGGTTTGCACCAAAGGTTAATCtgcaagaaaaaggaaatagGGTATTTCAAGTGTCCAAGAACATACCGATAGAAACAGCTCATGATAAGTATTGTCAAAAGCTCAATTTCCCTCTGTATCAAGAAGCTTGTATTTGGAGCTCAGGACAAGTTCtctgaatttttttaattaattcatGACATGAAAGGCTTGTTCCTTCAGATATCTCTTTCGAGAAGTTTGGCAAATTTTCTAATAGGACCTTGTCTTCTCCATCAAAAGGTAAAGTATCCAGTATAGTTGAGACAAATTTTGCATCAAGAGCCACATCATTAGTTGCCATTTCATGAAGCAAGTCAATGATTTTGCTAGTTTCACCTTTTGCCCCAAATTGACGAATGAGAGAATCATACACCACTACATCTGGAGATAATCCCTTAGCTTTCATGCCGTCAAGCACTTCCATAGCTTCATCCAGTTTTCCTGATTCAGCGAGTCTATTTATCAACACAGAATAAGTAACCAAATCAGGAGTAATTCCTCTATGAAGCATATCTGCAAACAAGTCTTTTGCAAACTCCAAGTCTCCTGTTTTGCATGCCCCATCAATTAAAATAGTAAAGGATACGAGATCAGGTTTGTGGTTATCATCCATCTCATCAAACAAACTCAATGCCTGCTCCATTCTATCTGTTTTACTATGTAGTCTCATCAATGAATTATAGTCATATGAAGTAGGACTTATTCCGTTGTTTTTCATTTCACCAAGGAGCCTTTCAGCAGCATCAACATCTCTCATTTTACAGTGCCCATTCAACATGATACTGTATGTGAAGGAGTCAGGCTTCAGCCCCACATCAGCCATCGCACTTTTGAGCATCATTGCCTTACGAACATTCTTGGCCTTGAGAAGCCCACCGATGAGTATATTGTAAGTGACCAGGTTGCAAGGGTGCCCTCTCCTTACCATCATCTTCCGTAAATTCAAGGCCTGTTGAGCACGACCAATCTTACAAAGTCCATGTATAAGCGTGTTAAAAGTCATCAAATCTGGTTTGACATTAGAACTACTCTCAAGCATTTTACCGAACACCTTGACCGCTTCATCAATCTTGCCCACATTACAGAGCCCCAGGATTAGTGTGTTGTAGGTCACCACATCCGGCACGTTTCCCTTCTCCGAGATCTTCTCAAGGAACCCGAAAGCATCTTCAATCAGGCCATCCTTGCACATATGATTAATCAGGACATTGTACGTGACGGTGCTCGGCTCCTCACCCTTTTCCACCATGAGATCTAACAACCTCATTGCCTCCGCGCTCTTCCCGTCTTTGCAGAGCCCATCGATCAAGCTAGTATACGTGAATACGTCGGGATGGATCCCTCGATCGGCCATGCTACGCAGCATATCGTCAGCCTCCTGCCAACGCCCGAGCTTCGACAAGCCATGGATCAAGCAGCTGTAAGTGACCAAATTAGGGTGCGCTCCCTTCTGTAACATCTCATGGAAGAGATCCATGCCCCTGTCGACCGAGCCGGCATTACACCAACCGCTTACGAGAGAAGTGTAGACGAACACATCGGCGTCAAGACCGCTCCTTTTCATGTCATCCAACAAGGACATGGCTTCCTCGACCCTGCCGACCTTACACAGACCATCCATGATCGTCGAGTAGGTGATAGCGTTCGGGGAGCAGCAAGGCCCCGCTCTCGCCATCTCTCTCCAGAGCTCCATAGCTTCTTCCATCCTCTTCTCCTTGCAGAGCCCATTGATGAGGGTGTTATAGGTGACG from Musa acuminata AAA Group cultivar baxijiao chromosome BXJ1-3, Cavendish_Baxijiao_AAA, whole genome shotgun sequence encodes the following:
- the LOC135633994 gene encoding eukaryotic translation initiation factor NCBP-like is translated as MEAAEEAETKGSASPPPPDSKTAAVVEAEGDVDERDRYSREIKAGLHPLKHKFVFWYTRRTPGVRSQTSYEDNIKKIVEISTVEGFWVCYCHLARPSSLPSPTDIHLFKEGIRPLWEDAANCNGGKWILRFKKIVSGRFWEDLVLALVGDQLDYGDDVCGAVLSIRFNEDILSVWNRSASDHKAVMALRDSIKRHLKLPHSYLMEYKAHDASLRDNSSYRNTWLRG
- the LOC135634000 gene encoding pentatricopeptide repeat-containing protein At4g28010-like, translating into MSQSRIPATRHRLFAVISPSSPAQKRCLACKHSASLPTTDAPTKPGERAPPLSRKGATADHRTLTALIDSFLDAKNLKSAFSAVGLMFKSGHASDAFLLNLLMKGLCKGHSVSEAVKLFREIEHKKWIPADGVTYNTLINGLCKEKRMEEAMELWREMARAGPCCSPNAITYSTIMDGLCKVGRVEEAMSLLDDMKRSGLDADVFVYTSLVSGWCNAGSVDRGMDLFHEMLQKGAHPNLVTYSCLIHGLSKLGRWQEADDMLRSMADRGIHPDVFTYTSLIDGLCKDGKSAEAMRLLDLMVEKGEEPSTVTYNVLINHMCKDGLIEDAFGFLEKISEKGNVPDVVTYNTLILGLCNVGKIDEAVKVFGKMLESSSNVKPDLMTFNTLIHGLCKIGRAQQALNLRKMMVRRGHPCNLVTYNILIGGLLKAKNVRKAMMLKSAMADVGLKPDSFTYSIMLNGHCKMRDVDAAERLLGEMKNNGISPTSYDYNSLMRLHSKTDRMEQALSLFDEMDDNHKPDLVSFTILIDGACKTGDLEFAKDLFADMLHRGITPDLVTYSVLINRLAESGKLDEAMEVLDGMKAKGLSPDVVVYDSLIRQFGAKGETSKIIDLLHEMATNDVALDAKFVSTILDTLPFDGEDKVLLENLPNFSKEISEGTSLSCHELIKKIQRTCPELQIQAS